A region of Saimiri boliviensis isolate mSaiBol1 chromosome 8, mSaiBol1.pri, whole genome shotgun sequence DNA encodes the following proteins:
- the FAM240A gene encoding protein FAM240A has product MPLFSGMNQQYTRREVFCRNTCHDLKRFWEREIGKQTYYRESEEHRLGRSALRKLREEWKQKLETKLRLRNNPEDAEKRTNVG; this is encoded by the exons gggaTGAACCAGCAGTATACTCGTCGGGAGGTCTTCTGCCGAAACACCTGCCATGATCTCAAGCGTTTCTGGGAAAGGGAAATCGGCAAACAGACTTACTACCGAGAATCGGAGGAGCATCGTCTGGGAAGAAGCGCACTGAGAAA GCTCAGAGAAGAATGGAAGCAGAAGCTGGAAACAAAGCTGAGGCTGCGGAACAATCCAGAGGACGCCGAAAAGCGGACAAACGTTGGCTGA